From Butyricimonas paravirosa, one genomic window encodes:
- a CDS encoding RNA polymerase sigma factor, with the protein MDNELYTVKWLNESYSAHFERLYKQIYRRLFIFARNFLMDETLADDIVQEVFLGLWNKGKDMRSDIPLERYLFISTRNLCVDYHRKLNIVDKYQKHLIESEAMVYFPYSEEESERELKIRKLLGELPDMQRQVLELSVMEGLKYKEVAERLNIAEGTVHTHIKRAYKYIKSHLIFLLAFIHLMLK; encoded by the coding sequence ATGGATAATGAACTATATACGGTGAAATGGTTAAATGAGAGTTATTCTGCTCATTTTGAAAGATTGTATAAGCAGATATACAGACGTTTATTCATTTTCGCCCGTAATTTTTTAATGGATGAGACTCTAGCTGATGATATTGTTCAAGAGGTTTTTCTGGGATTATGGAATAAGGGAAAAGATATGCGCAGTGATATCCCTTTAGAGCGCTATTTGTTTATATCGACCAGAAATTTATGCGTGGATTATCATCGTAAACTGAATATTGTGGATAAGTATCAGAAACATTTGATTGAGTCAGAGGCTATGGTATATTTTCCTTATAGTGAAGAAGAATCAGAGCGGGAACTTAAGATAAGAAAGCTTTTGGGAGAATTGCCGGATATGCAGAGGCAGGTGTTGGAATTAAGTGTCATGGAGGGGTTGAAGTACAAGGAGGTGGCAGAACGTTTGAATATAGCGGAAGGTACGGTACATACGCATATCAAGCGTGCGTATAAGTATATCAAGAGTCATTTGATTTTTCTCCTTGCGTTCATACATTTGATGTTAAAATAG
- a CDS encoding FecR family protein — translation MKQIEWDIIERKLEGVLSSDEEIRFREWVEASEKNEVYFHKLETFYKENGFVKEITGQDVDMSWGKFTEQLKEEKRRKRRTLRYWAISGVAACLLVGVLISTWMGGDNSVLSEETKTIVAGGSKAVLWLSNGEKVELENNVDELKEASVRIVNSGSVLSYEKNQDTVLKGRVMNKVETPRGGEYGITLADGTRVYLGALSKIEYPVAFDGAKRVVKASGEVYFDVARDTAHPFVVEMTNLDVEVLGTSFNVRDYADEDYVEATLVSGKIKVNAGKESCILEPNYQAVLDKKNNTLETKEVDVSEFVDWKSGKLNVRNRRLEDILNRLSKWYDVYVFYVNEEAKDIRFYANIDRYSDMNELLDKFEKTGQVEFRVKGNVINVMMK, via the coding sequence ATGAAACAAATAGAATGGGATATTATAGAACGTAAGCTGGAAGGAGTGTTGTCTTCGGATGAAGAGATCCGTTTTCGGGAATGGGTTGAGGCAAGTGAGAAGAATGAGGTTTATTTTCATAAACTGGAGACATTTTATAAGGAAAATGGTTTCGTAAAAGAAATTACGGGTCAAGATGTAGATATGTCATGGGGTAAGTTTACCGAACAGTTGAAAGAAGAGAAAAGGCGGAAAAGACGAACGTTACGTTACTGGGCTATTTCTGGGGTGGCAGCTTGCTTGTTGGTGGGAGTACTGATTTCTACTTGGATGGGAGGGGATAATTCAGTTTTGTCCGAAGAGACGAAGACTATTGTTGCTGGGGGAAGCAAGGCTGTTTTGTGGTTGTCTAACGGTGAGAAAGTGGAATTGGAAAATAACGTGGACGAGTTGAAGGAGGCATCTGTGAGAATTGTTAATTCTGGTTCTGTTTTGAGTTACGAGAAGAATCAAGATACCGTTTTGAAGGGAAGAGTGATGAACAAGGTAGAAACTCCTAGGGGGGGAGAGTATGGGATAACTCTTGCTGACGGGACTCGGGTTTATTTGGGAGCTCTCTCGAAAATAGAATATCCCGTGGCTTTTGACGGGGCTAAGCGCGTGGTGAAGGCCTCGGGAGAGGTATATTTTGATGTTGCTCGTGATACGGCACATCCTTTTGTGGTGGAAATGACGAACCTGGACGTGGAAGTTCTGGGCACGTCGTTTAATGTTCGGGATTACGCGGATGAAGATTATGTCGAGGCTACTTTAGTGTCTGGAAAAATAAAGGTGAATGCGGGAAAAGAGTCTTGTATCTTGGAACCGAATTATCAAGCAGTGTTGGATAAAAAGAATAACACGCTTGAAACGAAAGAGGTCGACGTGTCAGAATTTGTTGATTGGAAGAGTGGGAAATTGAACGTGCGTAACAGGCGTCTGGAAGATATTCTGAATCGGCTGAGCAAGTGGTATGATGTTTACGTGTTTTACGTGAACGAGGAGGCCAAGGATATTCGTTTTTATGCGAATATTGATCGATATAGTGATATGAACGAGTTGTTGGATAAATTCGAGAAAACGGGACAAGTTGAATTCCGAGTGAAAGGGAACGTGATCAATGTAATGATGAAATAA
- a CDS encoding pyridoxamine 5'-phosphate oxidase family protein — protein MEELKRKAELLLEQCESVVLTSIDENGFPRPVPMSKVKAEGITTIWFATGTYSEKTEHFRVNPKAGVCFQKEINSVVLTGYIEIVTDEAEKKALWQDWFIEHFPGGVNDPTYCVLKFTAKRATYWLDFQFVKGEV, from the coding sequence ATGGAAGAATTGAAACGAAAAGCGGAATTATTACTGGAGCAATGCGAAAGTGTGGTATTGACTTCTATTGACGAAAATGGTTTTCCTCGTCCTGTACCGATGTCAAAGGTGAAAGCAGAAGGGATAACTACAATCTGGTTTGCTACCGGAACGTATTCCGAGAAAACGGAACACTTTCGGGTGAATCCTAAAGCGGGAGTGTGTTTCCAGAAGGAGATTAACAGTGTCGTGTTGACCGGGTACATCGAGATTGTTACCGACGAGGCGGAAAAGAAAGCTTTGTGGCAGGATTGGTTTATCGAGCATTTCCCGGGCGGGGTGAACGACCCGACTTATTGTGTTTTGAAATTCACGGCAAAGCGGGCAACTTATTGGCTGGACTTTCAATTTGTGAAGGGGGAGGTGTAG
- a CDS encoding GyrI-like domain-containing protein codes for MEQKLTTKEEYLKRINVIVEYINNHLDENIDLGMLAEMSGFSPWHFHRIVRAFLGEPVGAFITRVRVETAARLLRYSDLSVQDIAYRVGYDVPSSLSKSFKQFYGISPNGYRNNKNYTIMKPVEVRPDLKLEFEEQVLAPKQVIYVWLTGAYNQLDYCAAWQKLWNYVREENLFAPDVEFLCVYHDDPKVTEQDKLRTSVCLVLPRVRKPKGEVGVKEIPGGKYAIFRYQGPYENLHAVYDTIYAKWIPEKGYKLGDTPGFEKYLNHPDHTAPENLVTEICIPVQ; via the coding sequence ATGGAACAGAAATTGACAACGAAAGAAGAGTACTTGAAAAGGATCAACGTGATCGTGGAATATATCAACAATCATCTGGATGAGAATATCGATCTCGGGATGTTAGCCGAGATGTCCGGTTTTTCTCCCTGGCATTTCCACCGGATCGTGCGAGCCTTTCTGGGAGAGCCTGTCGGGGCTTTCATCACCCGGGTACGTGTCGAGACTGCAGCTCGCTTGTTACGCTATTCCGATTTGTCCGTGCAGGATATTGCTTATCGGGTCGGGTATGACGTGCCTTCTTCTTTGTCGAAAAGTTTCAAGCAATTCTATGGTATTTCGCCGAATGGATACCGTAATAATAAAAATTACACGATAATGAAACCAGTAGAAGTAAGACCCGATTTGAAACTAGAATTTGAAGAACAGGTGTTGGCCCCGAAACAAGTGATTTACGTTTGGCTGACAGGTGCATATAACCAGTTGGATTATTGTGCCGCATGGCAAAAACTGTGGAATTACGTGCGGGAGGAAAATCTTTTTGCCCCGGATGTGGAGTTCCTCTGCGTGTACCATGATGATCCGAAAGTGACGGAACAGGATAAATTGCGCACGTCCGTGTGCCTCGTGTTACCCCGTGTCAGGAAACCGAAAGGAGAGGTGGGAGTAAAAGAAATTCCCGGCGGGAAATATGCGATCTTCCGTTACCAAGGACCGTATGAAAACCTTCATGCCGTTTACGATACGATTTATGCAAAATGGATTCCCGAGAAAGGGTATAAGCTGGGAGATACCCCCGGTTTTGAAAAATATCTGAATCATCCGGATCATACAGCCCCGGAAAATCTGGTCACCGAGATTTGTATCCCGGTACAATAG